The Impatiens glandulifera unplaced genomic scaffold, dImpGla2.1, whole genome shotgun sequence nucleotide sequence aatatatctaacaGGTCCCTACCCAGGACCAAAGGTTTTATCTCAAGACCGATAAAATTGCACCCAAGATAGAGAATACCGGTCCTAGGCCTGCTTGAatccattttaaatatttcatttttttttaattttggaacactaaactattttctaaaaaaaatttaaatagaaaatggattcaaaatatttttaagaatattttcacaaaaaatattatataaggacttgtttgagatttattttaaattacaatgTCTTCAATTGATATTCTTTAGATACATTCCTCATCAATTATCCTCATCAGCTACATGAATCATCATTTAAGTAGTCTTCcaataaaaatgacaattaTTCACAAAAGAGGTAAGCCCACAGTCATGGATATTTCATATGAATTGAGACCAAACAGATGTGAGTTCTACAATACTTTTGAATATTCCATtaataaatgtgtaaaaaacaattgaagaacAATAGGAAAGTCTGAAAGTTCATGAGTAGAATGAGAAAGCCCAAGAATAGGAAACTAGAGAATCAGGAACTGGAAGGCATTTAGAGTAAACTATAAATGGAGAAGTATAGGATGAAAATGTTGAAGATTCaaaggaaagagaagatgaagaatcagataaataagaagaagatttagaggatgaaaatgaagaagaattaGATGAATAAAAAGGTGAAGAATCAGGGatgaaaaaaaatggaaattagAAGATGCATGTGATAGAAAAATAGTGGAGGAAAGTGAAGAGGAGACTATGCAAGTAGATCGAAGTAACTCAGGCAAGGATGAAGCCAAGGAATATGTAGGTAAGGGTGAAGTTTCTGAATACTTAAACAAAACTCATTTTATTAGATAAGTGATGGCATGAATAAAGTAAAGCTAACTCAATATAAGGATGTAAACACAACTCACAAACAAACATCATCATATGTAATAGTTCAATCACCAATAGTAAAGCCTAGAGCCAAACAGGTGAGGATGCAATATGAATATTATCGCTCGGATTCGAGGAATGCAAATTTGGGTTTTGAGGAATATATATTGGGATTATAAAGAAGAGTATGAGTAGTCAAGAGGAAGCTCACAATAAAATCAGAATTTTAAAATGTAGGTCTTGTACGATTTTTGTTGTTTGTTACtgtatatttgtttgtttggttggttggttgattgttttttttttctaataaaatactCTAAGGTTGTTTTTTTCATCCTTGAATTAAAGATATGGACTTCCTAGATTTCATTTTGACCATTTCTCCTATTTTTGGGCTTTATACCGAAATGTCGCTAATCTATTTCCCAAACCAGAAAAACATGTGCATATCTAGGATcgaaagaataattggttaaaataaaacgttatacaactaatttttcaaaagctaagattttataaagtagagacggTGAAAGTCGAACCAAACTACAAACCCAAAAGAAACTCTGGtcaaaaatacgtttgtatacatatagtttttattgattttaaactaaaaatgaaTTGGCgactctttatcaaataaataatctttttaataaattgttcttaattaatttaaaatacatatttcattaatcaacttttaatttaattatttcaaatttaaaagattatttaaaatttgataaaaaaaaattattaaaattaatttcaaaagttcaTGACATAGGTATagaatcttttaaaataatgttttattaaaaaagatttcTGACTCGCAAACCGatgttatgattttttaaacttCGAGCTTTTTTACTAGAATAGGTTTTCCGAGGATacaatattattgattatttctttttatttccaCTAACTTATAATATTAGCCACAAGAAGATAAACAAAATTACTTTGAgtaataatactaattattcatgttaaaataaaaaaatgattgattgtaataataattatttatgttagaataaaattgattaaatgtaTTGCATTTTAGTAAAGAGAGTTACTAATtgattagaataaaaaataattaattagtatattatgttaataaattGAAGAATTTAAATACTAAGTAAAAGACTTCTAATACCAAATAAACTTACATCCACTTTATCCAAATAAAAGTATGCAAATTTATAAAACCTGTTGTTCTTAAACATCTCATTTTACTTAGTAAAAGTGAAATTTTAGTGATTATAGGGTGCCTCTCAAATTAGGTTTGGTTACAGTAAACTTGGATTCGAGTGTGCCATCTAACACTAAGTTTTCTTatccaatttatattattgtgtGAGGGAAATGAAAAGATATAACTTGGAGTGAGAAGATGTTGGAGTGACCTCCGTGTTTTTGTGTGTAGTATTCGTTGAGGCTTTCCAAGTATTGGTAAGGGATTAAGAATCATTCATTGATgattatcctaacaaggatTGATTCTTTAAATCCTATTTATAAATCTTAACAAAGTATCAGCAATATTTTATAGGATAATGGTGCAGGAATGACCATGGGAATTCGTTGAAAAATCAACTTTTATTAGACGCATTTTTTAACTATCGACCGATAGTATTTGGTTAATGTTTGTTGTGATAGTCACAAATGACTAGGGTTAATGTCAACTggaatagttttttttttttaatatttgttgtGATAGTCACAAATGACTAGGGTTTCAACTGGTGAGACATAAAGGGGATATGAAAAGTTTGATATTCATTAATCTGGCTTACTAACcagtaatatttttaaagtgaTCATATGAAAATGATCGTAGGACTATCAATTGATAGGTTTTCGTAAGAGTTGAAGAACTTGCTCACGGGaattactaacaagtaacatatTAGAACGATCATGTGTGAATGATAGTAGTATTATCAATAACAAATAGGTTTTATGTGAGAGTAGAAGAACTTGCTCACAGAAGTTACTATTAAGTAACATATTAGGAAAAAATATGTGTGACTGATCATATTACTatcgaaatatatattttatatgagagTTGAAGAACTTGTTCACgaaagttactaacaagtaacatacTGGTTTTGAAAACGTTGATTTGATTACgacatctaacactaagttTATCTTATTCAATTTATATTGTAGGTGTATATAAAGATATAACATGTAGTGTGCTGATGTTGGAGTGACCTGGTGATGACgtgtaaaatattttgatgagcTGCTTCTAAACATTGTTTTAGGGATTTTTCCTTGGTGATTATCCTAACAATGATAATTCTTGAAAATCATGTTTTACAGATCTCAAGAAAGTGTCCATAAAATCCATAagataatgatataaaaataattgtatgcatttaaaaaatcaattcctATAAAGTTTGAACATCACACAAGAGAGTCATAACAAATTGCTAATTGTTAATACTACTTGATGAGACATAAAAGTTTTAGCAAAATTCATGTGAATTACTAACAAGTACTATTTTAAGATGATCATAGGCGTATGATCATGTGAATGTTAACCGACAAGTCTTAGTGAAAGTTGACAAGCTTACCACAAGCTAACTAACAAGCAAGGCGTTGGACGATCATATACATATGATCAGGGTACTATCAACGGGTAGGTTTATTGCGGGAGCTGACAAACTTGTCATGGAGGTTACCAACAAGTGAGGTTGAAGGTGATAATGTATAAATAATCATGGTACTATCAATAAATAGGCTTTTGTTTTCGAGAATTAGAAGGAGAATACCTattgaaaaataagtttttttattggAGTACTTATCGAGTGATTAAAGTTTTGAATACATATTCAAgtgataagattttttttagtgGATCATATACATATGATCTTTGGTCCTTGTTGGCAAACAAGATTGTTAACGGATCATGTGCGGATGATCTCTATGTTTGTTGACAAACAAGGCTTTaatacatatcgagagatagggttctGTTTtgagtacctatcaagagataaggtttggATACTTATTTGAGTGATAGAATTTTGTTTTgagtacctatcaaaagataggttTTATATACATAATCGAGTGATAGAATTTTGTTTtgagtacctatcaagagatagagtttgaaTACCTATTTgagtgatagggttttgttttGAGTATCTATCAAAAGACAGGATACCTAGTCGAGTGATTGAGTTTCTTTGCAAGTACCTATCTAAAGATAGGGTTTCTTTGTAAGTACCTATCCAAAGATAGGGTCTAAATACCTATTCGAAAATAGGTTTTAATACATATCAAGAATCAAGAGATAGGTGTTTGGATACCTATTCGAGTTGACTTTCGAGTGATTGGTTAGTGGTCATATTTATCTATTCGTGTTTGATTATTTTCCATGTATTAAATCTTTGGGCTACATTTTCCTTTGATGTAGATATTGCTGTTATGATGTACTTAACAAGGCTTATCTTTTTCCTTTCTAGAAATagatttatcatgtttttgacTGTTTTATATGACACATTACCTGGTTTTATTACTATTGTCACTGGCTCATATATTGGAGAGTTTGGTTGGACTAACATGATCTGGGATCTTACTTAAGAATGCTTTTAAACCGAATATTGCATTTCTTCTAACCAAGAATCCAGCATCCAAAGAATAGGTCTCCCAACTTCTCGTATTTGAAAGCATGAACAATGTTTCAACTGATGAACTGTTCATCAATCTTAATGATTCTCTTTTTGACAATGTGTTTGGCTGCATCTTCATTGGACTACAGCGCTTGGGGTTAGTAtgtatatttgtatatatattagggTCTATGTAAAGTCCAAATCTTGGAATCATCACTCCAGCTTTTTGACACTATTAGTTGATTATCAATGATTCACGTGGCTGTTTCTTCAAGAAAGCTTTGCATGTCTGCCTCACTTGAGAAACTGAAGGAAAAGTGTTAAATTCAATGGTTAACAAGACAATTATTCTTCCATTCTCCTTCCATAATCACCAGTATTGATGGATTGCAGGTCTTCTTCCATGTTATCACTTTTCATATTGCATTGTTTCCATATATGCTGCTAATTGTTGCCTGAACACTGTGAAAGCTAAAGATTAAGCACAATCAGGATAAAGGAAGTCTTGATCATTAAATGCTGCTAATCGTTTCCATATTGTTCATGTAATCTTTCCTGCTAAAGGAGGAGTGTATTGAGAATAGATAACAGTTAATCGAGATAGAAGGTTACTCTCTTAATCATTGAAAATGGCAAATCTAATCTCCAATCCTTGAGTTTACGGCTAAATGGTCTTCCTCTTGCAGATGGATCTCTGTTTTCTTTAACATCAGCCAATTTCCAAATACAGCTCCCTGTTTCACTGTTGATTCTTTCCATGACAAACATGCCAGTCTTCTCCTGACTATCCATATAGCTCACCATCATAGGCTTCTCTTTGAATCGTTCTAAGTCATCCGGTACTCTTATTAGCCGCTCTGCACCTGGAGATGATACCTTAAATATGCACGCCACAAAACGGTCAATACTGCATAACTTATGAGGATGATCTGTACATAGTTATAGTTAGTTACCTCAAGTGCTAGATTTTCCGGTATTTCTCCAAGTGCACTCAACTCATCCAACCTTCTCTTGTATTGACGGCTGTAATTCTCAATTTCATCCATGCTCGGACACCCATATCTAAGGAGTGGAAGAACAACActttaaatataactaaatcgTAAAGTTCAAAGGTTAAAGAAATCACAGTGGTTTCTGCTGAAACAACTATAAGTTCTTATGTTAAAATGGTATAAGCATATAATGGATTTGAAAAACACAACAAATGCTTACTCATTTGAGAGTTTCTCCAGTCTCAAATAAATATATCCTTTAGGACTAGTCTTAAAAGCAAAGAGttcaaaatcatcatcatcatccccaAACTGCAAAAGAACTTCATGTGCAATTGATAGAGCCTGTTCGCCCCATGGACAATTTTTCAGAACAATTCCACCGCCATCTCCTCCATCACCTATCTTATGTCAGAGAACCAGGATTGAAACAGAATATTCAAATCACTACAACTACAGACACAGACATGctggaaaaaaaattacgaaaGTCCCACAACATACAAAAGGTTCAGCttcatcctcctcctcctcttcccaTTCATCAATTAGATGCACTTCTTCAGCTGTCCGATAGATGATCATAAATCAGAAGACTAAAGAGAAAGAGAAGCGAACTTTCTTGAAGAAACAGACAACATTCGAAGTGCGAATTCTATGCACAAAATTATGACTATACAATTTCTCTGATTCATAATGACATATATTCATTTGATAGCTATAAAGCATAAAAATGTCATCTATAATTAGTTCTATATGAATTGAGAAGAAGTCTCTGAAATCTAAGTGCAAGAATGTGTTAATAATTTCAGATAAGGGtaagtaaaaacaaaaaaaagggAGAGTATATATGTGTTTGTagattgtaaaaattaaaaagaaatcgTAGACTTAGAAAGTGTACCATGTCTCTCCGCATATGAAGATGTTTCGAGATTTCCGCTAATTTCTTGAGAGTTAGAAGAGGTACTCAGATACCGAAGAGAAATGGTAGCCACAAATCGTGAGAAGGGTTTTGAAAGATCGCCCACAACATGTGGAACCCTGCTTCTACAAGAGGGCATATAAGAGGAACTGACACTCGGAACTGATGAAGTGCCCAACCATAATAGAGATGGCAGCCATCTGTATCTTTGGGAGAGCAATGAACTGCGAATCCAAAACGTAGTTATACCCATTTCACTCCGACTTTAGATCAAATCGAACTCTCACCGTCAATCTTCTCACAGACACGCTCTCCCGAATCTCGTTCAGCCGGCTCTCTTCCGCTGCGTTTTGTGGCCTCTATGTTTGATCAATCGCCGCGGCGCTGAGCGGCCAGGCAATTTCACGATGGGCAGATATCGTTATTGGGCCCAAAACTGTTCACTATGTTCGTGCAATGGCaagtgttaaaataaagaaaaacttGTTGCTACAGTTGGatgtttaatgtttttttcaattttaaagaaGATATTTGTGcctttattcttaaaattaaggatattaaattatcaaaaaataataataatatataaatataaaaaataaagttcaaAGGAATTAGGGTATTTGTACCAGTTTTTTAttcctaaaaataatataaaataataatatatctattttagaaaatcaaaatataaattattctatatCAGTTTTCTTATCCTTatccatatatcatttaaatattcattaaaacaaccaactcaaccacttaattacttactcatatatatttaaatatttaaaaaatatattattttattatttaggtaTGCTACAGTAATCcctaaatataaagatttactgttcatcatccctaaaaaattataaggataggaaatttgattaatcattttttttcaacttttatattattatcttcgtaatagagatagaacacatttTATATctcctctctcttctctcctctctactctctcctctctcctctctacTCTCTACTCTCTACTCTCTACTCTCTACTCTCTACTCTCTACTCTCTACTCTTTACTCTCTACTCTCTACTCTCAcgattaattaaattttattttttaataccatatctatattatatatattatataaatattaattcaaatttttcattaataaattaatattaaatattaattataaaactagaTGAACGAATTCTCATCGattcaattaaatttaacattaaatattaataataaaatctcttcttatactcaaatattttataaatacatattttttagatgtttttcaaattatatatactccataaatttaaatatataggtaaatattaaatttgaattaaacttaatttttattatttaaattcaaatatttaaataatattattttatttaaaaaactttcatataaataatattatattaaattctaTTGTACGAGACTGGTTGCATTAATTtccaactatatatattaaatattattgagtatatatttatttcttctttaatatacatttgtttttatatatactataccacgtcaataaaatgtttctttATTTGTAATTGTATATGAGTATATCTAATATATCAAACTGGATATATTTGTGAATATAATAGTTGATTTAATATTATACTAGGgaaatttaataactaaattaaataataatatttgataagaTCAGCTTAATTAATAGAGACGGGATCTaacgattgatgaaggcttatgaaaaacggtttaaaagaaatcttgttagagatttgattcactttctattctacgcaaacccttgtaacacttgaaacagaatcaagtgcagaaatgtttaCTTATGTTTGAagtttaagatgaaaaatgagaagatgacagaaatgaacaacacagcaatttgtttatggatgctcggagcaaactctcctatgtcacctcttcttccaaccaccggaaggattcactataatatgatttgaatcaaatacagtttacacacacttagctcactgttgaacagaaaatACTcagttcaacttacaatatgaagaatatcactcagttaagGATGCTTTGATTtcaactctctcttgattaacacacagtataACAAGAAAACAGCTAACAACTTGAATATTCAGAAGCTTGATTACTCAGTAATTCTTCTCAGAATGCGAATGATAGATTGAATGCTCTTCAAAGTTCTCTCTAAGTTCTAGCgcttcttccgttgtccttaagaatctttaaatatgaactaccaacggtcgaatcttcataatgatacgtggcactcttccattggaacgcctccatagtacacagcagactctgaatacaaggattgttaccgtacacaacaggtagtgcgccgaatattcttcaaagATTTACCTAAAAAACAAgtagtgagaaggatattcgcttacgtgtcattaGTTAATTGGATGTATTGGgatgtcgtactgatcttcactagaaagtggagcaggagtagcgtacagttatagcacatgggtaggtcaggtgatcaaaccctaGCCTCacctttaacttattttataataatatataaataaaatttatttatatataaaattttataaatcatataataatattgtttattttaaaattatatttatataataattatacaaaattttataaatcatataataaaattatatttatataataattatacaaaattttataaatcatataaaatattgtttattttaaaattatatttatataataattatacattattttttatttatttcaatataattaataatacaaattatttataagggtaaaatataaaaattaaaataataataatagtgttttatatttcttaattttaaactatttcaaaattgtataagaaaatataaattaatattaataaacaagttaaaataaagaatttaatatttctattcaagaacttaacaaatctcctagaattgatgttgatgtaagttctcttaaacttgatccaacattacgtattccgatatggaaatatccttttaatcaaagggatgaaattagacgagcttatatcaagatggggtcatatcaacctattaaggatgagtacccgccgaccaaatttggaaatcaaaatcgacggttccaaagtcattggtttaagaaatttacttggttagaatactctcctttgaaagatactgatttttgttttccatgtttcttgttttaacataagcaaccccaaaaacctacatttacaatagatggattcaaatattgaaagcgag carries:
- the LOC124917159 gene encoding uncharacterized protein LOC124917159, with translation MGITTFWIRSSLLSQRYRWLPSLLWLGTSSVPSVSSSYMPSCRSRVPHVVGDLSKPFSRFVATISLRYLSTSSNSQEISGNLETSSYAERHAEEVHLIDEWEEEEEDEAEPFIGDGGDGGGIVLKNCPWGEQALSIAHEVLLQFGDDDDDFELFAFKTSPKGYIYLRLEKLSNEYGCPSMDEIENYSRQYKRRLDELSALGEIPENLALEVSSPGAERLIRVPDDLERFKEKPMMVSYMDSQEKTGMFVMERINSETGSCIWKLADVKENRDPSARGRPFSRKLKDWRLDLPFSMIKRVTFYLD